The DNA region ATTGAACAGGATTAGTTCGCCTACACGTGGCTGAAGCGTTGCCGTGGGTACCGGCAGTTCTTCACGCCGCAATCCATAGCTGTCCTTGATTCTGCGGCGGTCGTATTCCTGTTGGTCGTAGGAGATGTCCCAGAGTGTCAGGGAGCCGCCGGCCTCAGGCATGGTGAGGTAGACATTCATGGCCACTTGGGACGTTATCTCGCGTGCTTCTGGCTGGGTCGGAGCGTCCCAAGCTAAGATGTCTTGGTGCGGCTCTGCATAGCTGCCTTCGGCGAATGTGCGCGCCAAGCCCGCGAACATTTTTGTGCCGTTCATCGTCCCTAGCTGTGCGCCCGCGGGCCATAGCTCTTCCATCTCAAGCCTTATGCGATCAATTGGAGTCAGATGCGGATGGAGTCCGGCGCGCAACTCTCTGATCCACTTAATTGAGTTTTTCTTGTATCGACGTGCGGCGTCGTCACTTGCCTGAGTTTCGAAAAATGACTGGCCGATGCGACCGATTGCGGGGGCGTTTTCGTACGTCCCGTGTAGGTCACTTTTCAGCAGTGCCCGCGAAATTGCAGCGGCGGCATCTGGCGAATAGAAATCTGGAATCCGGATGGCTGTAAGTGTGCCATTGAAGAGTTCGCTAAGGTCGCCTCGCGTTACTTCATTTCTTTCGACGACTAACATAGGGGCGTTCCTTTTCTAGGTCAGCGACCGTTAGCCAGTGGTGTGAAAGTAGCCGTTCCAGGCGCGAAGTCGATCTCTGAAGATTCTAAGAAAAAGGGAAAAATCGCGGAAAATGAACTCCGGGCAGATACGCGGTGTCTGATTCAGTGCACTAACAGCGCACTTATACATTTGCTTCGCAAACATAGGTACGACAAATCAAAGAGATAGACAGCGAGAGCAAGTCGGCCTAATGGCGGCCGATGGCCTCGTACCATTTGAGCGCGCAAGTCATTCAGCGCAGCAAGGGTAAGTCGGCGATTGCCGCTGCGGCCTACAGGTCCGGATCGCGTTTGTATGATGAAGCCGGTAAGTGCCATCACGATTTCAGCCGGCGGCGCGGTGTTGTTTCCAGTGAGATATTGCTTCCTGCGGGCGCTCCAGAATCTTTGCGCGATCGGCAGACCCTTTGGAATCTTGCTGCCCGCATGGAGCGCCGCGACGATGCGCAGCTCGCCCGTGAGATCAATTTAGCCCTTCCGCATGAGCTGGATGTCGTCCAGCGTCGCGAAACACTCCTTAAATTCGTCCACGAGGCTTTCGTGGACCGGGGCATGGTCGCTGATGTCGCGATCCATGCGCCCGTTGTCGAGAAAGGTGACGACCCGCGCAACCACCATGCGCACATCATGCTGACGCTCAGGCGGGCAACCAAGGACGGCCTGCATCGGGTCAAGACGCGGGAGTGGAATAGCGCCGAGCTATTGAAGCATTGGCGGGCGTTATGGAG from Pseudolabrys taiwanensis includes:
- a CDS encoding 2OG-Fe(II) oxygenase — translated: MLVVERNEVTRGDLSELFNGTLTAIRIPDFYSPDAAAAISRALLKSDLHGTYENAPAIGRIGQSFFETQASDDAARRYKKNSIKWIRELRAGLHPHLTPIDRIRLEMEELWPAGAQLGTMNGTKMFAGLARTFAEGSYAEPHQDILAWDAPTQPEAREITSQVAMNVYLTMPEAGGSLTLWDISYDQQEYDRRRIKDSYGLRREELPVPTATLQPRVGELILFNATKVHAVEIIQRGQRVTWSCFIGYRNDQSPLMLWS